ATCTTGCTTTAGAAGATGCAATGTAAAAAGTTTGGTAAAAGTGATTCATACACAATCCCGACGAGCCAAAGTAAAGTTCTTTAATCTCGGTGTCTTCAAGATGCTCAACCAACTGCTGAGTCCACAAGGTTGAGATAGTTGATATCTCTTCACAAATCGGACAAATGTTTGCTGGTCCGATATTTTTTCTAGATTTATCTCCTTGGGAAGCCATCTTTTCCAACTTCCTGAGGGCGTCTCGAACCAGATACCCATACACAAAGGACATCTGATTTTTCTTTTTCATCTCAACCATATCCCAAGCGTGTTTATTGCAAAACCCATTAGATTTTAATACACGGATTATCCAGGGTGGCCCACCATATTTTTCATAGAAATACCACCAATAAAATTTCTTTAATCTTTCTTCGCACAATAAGCAAACTGGGCAATCGCCTTGTTTTCGTAATATATGTACCAGGGTGGCTCTGAAGTATTTAATTGGGCTCTGCTTTCGATCTTGCCATACGAGTTTTCTAAGTAGTGTCAAAAATTCCATCAGATTCCTGTCACTAGAGTTGATTACCAACAAAAAATTTAATAGCCCTAACCCAAGCTTTTTGTTCTTCACCCTTGGGTTCATGAGAAAATCGATAATCCCGCTTGCGTGAATACTCTTCTAAATCTCTGTTTAGTTCTTCGAGCATTTCAGCTTGCTTTTGAATCAGTATTTTCGCCGTTTCATGGCATGCGGTTTCAAGGGCCTGATTAAAATGGTTCATGCACAATCCGTATGAATTAAGGTAAAGTTCTTTCATTTCTTCCTCTTTTAAATCCGTGAGCAGGTTTTCAATCCATATGGATGATCTTTTAGAAACAGTATCGCAAATAGGACAAACTTCGGTTGGCTGAAGTTGCTTTCTCATCTCTTGTAAACGTTTATTATTTACTACTTTCCTAATCCTACTTTTATTGGGCTCAAATTTCTTTAGCCCTTCGGATACTCTCTCCAATTTCACAATTGTAGACTTAATCAGGTACTCATATACCAGAGACATTTCATGCTCCTTTCCCATCCGAATCAAATCCCAAGAATGCTTACTACAAAAACCCCTTGAATCTATGGTCTTGATGATCCAGACCGGATCGTTGTAATACTCATTAAAATACCAACGGTAGAAGTATCTTAAATCTTCCTCACATAGAAAGCAGACTGGACAATCCTGACCGGTTTTCAAGGCTTCTACTAAGGAGGGTGATTTGTTGAGGAATGCCAAAGTCACCATAATTATTCACGCTAATCCTTTATCTAAGAACATATTTTTCTATGATCTCTCTATCCGCTCTCTCTTGTTGCTCATCATGACCAATCCCAATCTTGAGGATATTATTAAAGCTCCTATTCGTCGCTTTTGCCCCTGTCAACTTAATTGCCAATGATTTATTCTCAGAGAGGTCTTCATAGCATTCATACGTTAAAGCTGCATTCCTGCTTGAGAGCTTTCCGTAGTAAGGGGTTATAGTTTCTAGCTCCTGGCGCAACTCCTCCGTTGTGTTAATAAGGCCAGGTAGATCTTTTTCAATCTCATGAAAGTTATCGAATTCGTTTGCTCCGGTTGCTATCGTCCGACAAAGTGTTTCTTCCTCAGTGCAATCCATTTCCAATGCTGTTTTTTCAAGCTCCTCATAGAGTCTTAAAGAGATTGTTACTGAAAGCTTTTTCCTCTTATATCTTATTGTCATCTAAATTTCCCCGGGCTCCACGGAGCTCTCACGCCTTACTAATATTTCCAGTTCCTGATTTTCGGAGTTCAATTTTTCCAATCTGTTACATATATATTCATTATCTCTCTTGGATTCACTACATAGTTTCTCCAAGTTATCATTCTCTTCGATCAGGCGTTGGGTTTCTTTCCTCAAGTTTTCTATTTGAGAAATGAGTTGACTATTTTCTTTTTTAATCGTATCAATCTTGATTTTAAGCAACCCGGCTCTTATTATTTCCTGGATTGAGCTCATCTCCAGAGGTCTCTGAGTCTTTATAATATTTAAAACACGGCTATAAATATCTTCTGTGATATGTACGGTAAAATCGACATGGTTCGAGTTATTAAGCTTCATTCTTTCCTCTTTGAATAGCAGCTTTTCCTAAGAACCTAGCCGAGGGTCCGAGTTCCTCTTCTATCCGAAGCAGTTGATTGTACTTACATATCCTGTCTGTCCTGCAGGCGGAGCCGGCTTTTATCTGACCCGCGTTAGTAGCTACTGCAAAATCCGCAATAGTAGTGTCCTCTGTCTCTCCGGACCTATGAGAAATAACTGTGGTGTAACCAGAGCCTCTTGCAAGCTCCATTGCTTCCAAGGTTTCTGTTAGAGTGCCAATTTGGTTAAGTTTGATAAGTACAGAATTCGCCACACCGTCCTTAATCCCCTTACTTATTATTTCTGGATTAGTAACAAAAATGTCATCCCCCACTAGTTGGATTTTTCCTCCCAGTTCTTTTGTTAATAGCCTCCATCCCTCCCAGTCGTCCTCGGCCAGTCCATCTTCTATTGATACAATCGGGTAACGGTTCACAAGATCGACGTAGATTCCAATCATTTCTTCCGAGGTCTTACTTGAACCATCTGATTTATAAAACACGTAAGTTTGGTTCTCAAAAAACTCACTGGCGGCCGGGTCAAGTCCTATAGAAAGGTCCTTCCCGGCGCTATAGCCAGCATTTTCAATAGCCTCGATTATTAATTCGAGTGCCTGGATGTTCGATTTCAGGTTCGGGGCAAATCCTCCTTCGTCGCCAACAGTTGTGCTATAGCCATATTGAGAAAGCACTTTTTTAAGTGAGTGAAAAGTTTCTGCGCCCATTCTCAATGCCTGGGAGAAAGAATTCGCACCTACAGGTATTATCATAAACTCTTGAAAGTCAACGTTATTATCAGCGTGTTTTCCACCATTTAGTACATTCATCATCGGTACTGGCAAAACATCTGCATTCAGCCCCCCAATATACCTATAGAGAGGAATGCCATGTGAGTTCGACGCGGCTTTTGCACAGGCGATTGATACTGCTAAGATCGCATTTGCGCCTAGCTTGGATTTGTCTTTTGTTCCATCGAGCCGGATTAATTCTGAGTCAATACCGGATTGATCACTTACATTCATACCTATGATGCTTGGGGCTATGATGCGGTTAACATTATCTACGGCTTTTATTACTCCCTTGCCATTGTATCGATTTGGATCATCATCCCTAAGCTCTAAAGCCTCTCTTTTTCCTGTCGAAGCTCCTGACGGAACCGATGCACGCCCTAATGAACCATCTTCGAGTATCACGTCAGCCTCGATGCTTGGGTTACCGCGTGAATCAATTATCTCTCGAGCGTAAATCTTAGATATCATCATTGACTTGAAATACTATCCTTGACGTTCTTGTCCTTTTGTTTTCCTTAATTCGAACTCTACTAAAGAATGAATCCTCAAAGTTAATTCAATAAGGTCCTCTACCATGGGATTCCAAATATCGGAAAACCCCTTTGGCGTTTTGCCATATTTCTCCAGCCTGCTTGTCCTCATATCGCAAAGCATTTCCCAAATATGTGAGGCTTCTGCCAGGATCTTTTTTGCCAAAGATTCTTCGCGGGACTGTACATCAAAAGCATGCATTATATTTCGCATAATCTGAGAAATAGCTTCTACATGTTGAATAATGATGGTACGTGCCTCACCATCCAAGTGGTCATTTAATCCGTACGTTATTCTCTCGGAATCAGGTGTAGCGAGACCTTCTTTGATCCGCTCAAGTGATTTTTCGAGCATATATAATCCCGATAGAATAACTCTCTGATGGTTCTCATTAATCTCCATTATTATCTACTTGCCCTTCTCATCGACATTTGATAAAACCTGCATCAACTCTTCAAGAAGTCCTATTCCACGAAGCATCTTCTCCGATGGCCCATCAAAGTAGCAAAAAAATTTTTCTTCTTTAGGCAAAAATCTAAACATAAGGTCACCTTTTTACTCTTTGTCTTTAGGCTTTTGTAACATTCTCTCTAAATACTCAATTGCTTTCTCCGAGAGTGGTATTTTCTCTTCTTTGCCATTCTCTGTTGACCGCTCGTTGAGAGCGTTCTCAATATAAGGTAAAGCTGCCGAATTAAGTTCGGATAGGGCGTCAATACATAAATTACAAGTGTACCAATCCGCGTCATTTAATCCGGCTATGAGTTCTGGAATAGTCTTAAGGTTGACCTCTTCATTAGCATTAATCTCTAACAGGGCGAAGGCGGCGGACAACCTGATCTCCTTTTCTTCATCCTTCAGTCTTTTGAGTATCGGCTTGATGGCTCCGGGATCACCAATCTCTCCGAGGAGCCTAGTCGCCTCAGTGCGTCTCTTTATACTCAGCCTCGTTTCATTTCTTAAAGGGGTATAGTTTCGCCAGGATAAAGTTTCTGTAAGTGGTAGCACTGCATCTTTGTCAAATCTAAGCAACGCATTACAGGCCGTTTCTCGTGCATAGTCATCCTCTAGCATTTCAATAATCTCGGGTATAGCTCTTTTTTCTCCAAAGATGGCTAAAGCCTCTGCTGTGCCTCTTAAATGATTCTCTTTTAGACACTTAAGTAATGGCTCTATTGCCCTCTCATCACGCAGTATTCCGAGTTGACGGGCCGCCTCATTTCTAACCGTCGCTTCGGCGAATCGAACCTGGGGATCAAGGGAATCGAGGTCGTATAAATCAAGTACCCGTATAAGCCCTTCCACAGCATCTTCTCCGCCAATGATTCCAAGTGCTTCTGCAGCGAGACAGCGCGGCTCATGATAAATTGTTGGGGAAGAGAGCAATAGGTGAATTAAGGGTCTTACCGCTTTCTTTCCAAATTTAATTACTTTGAGTAATACACCAACGTTGTGTGAAGGGTTATTTAGTCCGTCAACCAATTTCTCAATAGCTTCTTCGGTTGGAGTTCTATCCATTAGCTCGATCCATATCTAATTCCTTAGTTAACTTAGCCAACGAAACTTTAGCCGCATTCCTTACGTAATTACTGTGATCATTGGTTGCTTCTTTTAAAGCAGCTTTAACTTCTTCCTGTGATCCGAAATTACAAAGAACACTAGCGGCCTTGCCCCTTACCAGGAATGAAGAGTTTTTTAGCATGTCAATCAATAATGGCACAATACGCTGATCCCCGATTTTGCTGAGTGCGTCAATAATCACCTCCATCAGGAAGGGATCCATAGTCTTCTTAAGTAAGTCGATAAGCGGTTGTACCGCTAATTGCTCGCGTCTCTCACCTAATATGTAACGTGCTCTATAAACAGTAGAAGGCTCAAAATGGCTCAGAGAATATAAGAGCTTCTCCGTGTAGCTTTTATCGTTCCATTCTCCTGTGTCTCTGCCGCATTGCCGGCAGGTTTTTTGATTTTTTGAAATCTCAACCCAGCAAAAAGGGCAAAAGTAATGAATCATAGTTTCTTTCTTCCTATTTCCATATCTTTATTTTTTGAACTGGCAATTTCACAAATCTCATTAATCAGCCTTCTGATTTCATCTACGATTGGATCTAAAAATTCCCGCAGCTCATCTGGAACCTCTCCATAACCACGGAGTCTTTTTGATTTTATCTCCTCCAAACTTACAAGCTGAATAGTCATATAGCCGAGGATGCGTCTTTGCGATTCTTCTATTCTTTTTACCAAGTTCAGTTTCTGGGTTATACATTGAATCAAATATTTTATTTCCTCAATTCGCTTTGTAATTAAAGCTTTTTCCAAGGAGGAGATGTTATCTACAGATCCAGTCGTGACTTTCTCCTGACTGTTACCGCTTATAATCTCCTCCACCTCGGAGATAGTATCCTCAAGAACTTGCATAGATGCAGAAATACGAATCCTGTGGTTTTGCGGTATCTCCATGCTTGTTTCTTATAAACTCAGCCCTTCTTTCTTAATATAAAGTTTGTGTCCGTTCATAATTACCTTCTCGGCTTCCTCTACCCCTTTATATCCAAACGTTATTACTTGCTTGCCCTCAAGCTCCTTGTAGATGGAGAAAAAGTGGTTAACTTCTATCGTAAAATGACGGGGCAGATCGGAAATATTCTTCATAGAAGCATAGTAAGGATCTCTAAAGGGAACGGAAATAATTTTTTCATCTTCTCCCCCTTCATCCTTCATGTAGAAAACACCTATAGGACGTACATCAATAAGGACGCCTACAAAAGCGGGTTCGTTAACCAAAATTAATATATCAAGAGGATCACCGTCAGTACTCGAAGTACTAGGTATGAAGCCGTAATTGGCAGGGTAGTGGACTGACGCATACAGCACACGGTCTAAACGGAATGCACAGCGTTCTTTATCATATTCGTACTTGTTGCGACTCCCTTTGGGAATCTCAACGATCGCATTAACTATTTTTGATGGATTTTTGCCAAGCGGTAAATTAACTAAATTTTTTGTTTTCATAGTATCTTAATCTCTTCCCCCCCAAGGCATGTAAAATCATGTTCTACATCCGAGGAATCGTTTTTCCTCAATTTGAGATTGATTGAACAGCTCTTGTATGATGAAGAAAAATAATTCGCCTTTGAATCCTCATCGGTGCAAAGACTATGTATTGTAAAATTAGACTCGATTCCTCTTGTGAAGAGAGAAGGTTTAGTTTTATTATCTAGGGTGTTATTCGGCTGGTACATTCCCTACCTCTCATAAAGCTATCGAAGAAATTCTGACAACTCATATCAGTATTCTTCAACTGTCATTTAAGGTAGGAGTTATCAACTGCCGATAAAGTCAGTGGTTAATGGTGAACTCCATCACACTCTGTAACCCTGCTATTATATCATATGAACCGAGTATTGCCAATTTTTGATTTTCAATTGGAAGGTGTAGCTTGCTCTAATCTGTCATCATGGTGGATGTTGGATATTTCGAGGACAAAATTCTTACAATTTCATGAATAGATTTATTTTCAACAATCCTTTTCAGAATGAAAAGGACTTGAACGGAATTCCAAAAATTGCGTTAAGAAAATCAGAAACGAAGACGTTGAAAAAATTTGTGGGTTGCGGGTGAATTAAATTTTTTGTTGTTATGTCATCCCCGAAATCAGTAGTCGGGGATCCAGAGGTAAAAGCATGGATTCCCTATTAAGGAATTAGGGAATGACAACAAGGGGGCAGCCTTGTCCTCAGCCCTGAGTTTAATCGAAGGGCCTGTCCTGAGTTTACCGAAGGATCGAAGGATTGCTTCTTTGTACCTGTGCTGAACTCGTTTCAGTATCAAGACAAAGAAGTCAGAAACAAACGTAAGATATATGAAGAAAACACCTTTAGATATTCTGTCCTCGCCATATCTGACTTTTACAACCACGAGTCAGGAAATATTCCTGACCGGGAAATTCTGATTCATATGTTGCTAGTTCCGTGTCGAGAGTGGATCTTTACCTTTCAGGAATTACCCAAAGAGTTACCGAAGACACAATAATAGGACACTTAGGATTTCTCAATCTAGATTCGCGAGAGTGAATTAGTGTAGCCATGATTAAAACCGAGCTAATCCTTCAAGCCCTAAAAAAGAACTCAATAAGATATATATAGCAATTCACCAAACTTGTATAACCATGGATCAAATATCTTTTCTCTCGAAGATAAAGAGCGCCAGTATCAATGGAAGTAAAATCCAACTGAGAAGAACAATTAAAGAAAGTATCATTCCAATTAAGCTTCCAAATGTTTTATAAAGCACAGCCCCTGCAGGTCCGATAAGAGCCGCGCTTCCGAGCGATGTAAGAAATGTGGTTCTTACAAGGTCGGCAGGATTCAGGAAGAGAAGAGCAATTATTACTTCTCCAAAGGCCAGGGTTATACCTACCAGAATAAAATCGTAGATAATCACAAACCAGAACCAGAGCACAAAGCTAATTCCTATTGACTTTGCTTTCTCTCCCAAGATTATTGAGACAAGAGTGGCTATTGAAAGGAAAACCGGAAGAAAAGGGGACGCAATCGCTCATTAATTAAGGACATAAAGATTTCAGCTAATTAATTGAGGAAACACAATTTGCCATTAGAATTGAATTAATACCTAAAGGTAGTGCACAAGATTCCCGATTAAAATATTTTTCATAGATAGAATCATCTCCCTCCATCTATTAAAATTTTTACTTTGTTGGGTTGTTCAACTTGCTAAAAAAGAAAGACTATAAACTTAATTTAACATTTATGCCCCTTCACCTACTCCAAGCATTAATAATTTTTTTATGCCTGTATAGTATAGAATAATTTGCTGAGCGAGGTCGATATTGGAATTGTACTTGGATTAGGGATAGTTGACACAAATTATAGCATGCCATATAATTAATAATATGGCACATCTTAAAAATATGCCGAAAACAAAAGAAAATGCGGGTAGGAATAGGGAATTGCGGCGTAGCCAATATGTACTCCGTATAGGTCCCCAAGGTAGGATAGTTATCCCTGCACCTTTGCGTAAAGCTTTAGGACTAAAGCTCGGAGATATATTAGTGGGATGGACAGAGGAAGATAAAGTGATTCTGCAAACCCGGCAGGCATTACAGGAAGAGCTGTGGGCGGTGTTTAAAAAAGTAAAGAGAAGTTTATCTGAGGAACTTA
The window above is part of the Thermodesulfobacteriota bacterium genome. Proteins encoded here:
- a CDS encoding DUF6062 family protein, translated to MEFLTLLRKLVWQDRKQSPIKYFRATLVHILRKQGDCPVCLLCEERLKKFYWWYFYEKYGGPPWIIRVLKSNGFCNKHAWDMVEMKKKNQMSFVYGYLVRDALRKLEKMASQGDKSRKNIGPANICPICEEISTISTLWTQQLVEHLEDTEIKELYFGSSGLCMNHFYQTFYIASSKARLLLIQKQSSELNRLKDGLEQTRGTLADQSYGPDRDKIWVKVVEFFASKDL
- a CDS encoding DUF6062 family protein, coding for MVTLAFLNKSPSLVEALKTGQDCPVCFLCEEDLRYFYRWYFNEYYNDPVWIIKTIDSRGFCSKHSWDLIRMGKEHEMSLVYEYLIKSTIVKLERVSEGLKKFEPNKSRIRKVVNNKRLQEMRKQLQPTEVCPICDTVSKRSSIWIENLLTDLKEEEMKELYLNSYGLCMNHFNQALETACHETAKILIQKQAEMLEELNRDLEEYSRKRDYRFSHEPKGEEQKAWVRAIKFFVGNQL
- the eno gene encoding phosphopyruvate hydratase; amino-acid sequence: MMISKIYAREIIDSRGNPSIEADVILEDGSLGRASVPSGASTGKREALELRDDDPNRYNGKGVIKAVDNVNRIIAPSIIGMNVSDQSGIDSELIRLDGTKDKSKLGANAILAVSIACAKAASNSHGIPLYRYIGGLNADVLPVPMMNVLNGGKHADNNVDFQEFMIIPVGANSFSQALRMGAETFHSLKKVLSQYGYSTTVGDEGGFAPNLKSNIQALELIIEAIENAGYSAGKDLSIGLDPAASEFFENQTYVFYKSDGSSKTSEEMIGIYVDLVNRYPIVSIEDGLAEDDWEGWRLLTKELGGKIQLVGDDIFVTNPEIISKGIKDGVANSVLIKLNQIGTLTETLEAMELARGSGYTTVISHRSGETEDTTIADFAVATNAGQIKAGSACRTDRICKYNQLLRIEEELGPSARFLGKAAIQRGKNEA
- a CDS encoding HEAT repeat domain-containing protein — translated: MDRTPTEEAIEKLVDGLNNPSHNVGVLLKVIKFGKKAVRPLIHLLLSSPTIYHEPRCLAAEALGIIGGEDAVEGLIRVLDLYDLDSLDPQVRFAEATVRNEAARQLGILRDERAIEPLLKCLKENHLRGTAEALAIFGEKRAIPEIIEMLEDDYARETACNALLRFDKDAVLPLTETLSWRNYTPLRNETRLSIKRRTEATRLLGEIGDPGAIKPILKRLKDEEKEIRLSAAFALLEINANEEVNLKTIPELIAGLNDADWYTCNLCIDALSELNSAALPYIENALNERSTENGKEEKIPLSEKAIEYLERMLQKPKDKE
- a CDS encoding HEAT repeat domain-containing protein, whose amino-acid sequence is MIHYFCPFCWVEISKNQKTCRQCGRDTGEWNDKSYTEKLLYSLSHFEPSTVYRARYILGERREQLAVQPLIDLLKKTMDPFLMEVIIDALSKIGDQRIVPLLIDMLKNSSFLVRGKAASVLCNFGSQEEVKAALKEATNDHSNYVRNAAKVSLAKLTKELDMDRANG
- a CDS encoding inorganic diphosphatase → MKTKNLVNLPLGKNPSKIVNAIVEIPKGSRNKYEYDKERCAFRLDRVLYASVHYPANYGFIPSTSSTDGDPLDILILVNEPAFVGVLIDVRPIGVFYMKDEGGEDEKIISVPFRDPYYASMKNISDLPRHFTIEVNHFFSIYKELEGKQVITFGYKGVEEAEKVIMNGHKLYIKKEGLSL
- a CDS encoding ABC transporter permease subunit gives rise to the protein MASPFLPVFLSIATLVSIILGEKAKSIGISFVLWFWFVIIYDFILVGITLAFGEVIIALLFLNPADLVRTTFLTSLGSAALIGPAGAVLYKTFGSLIGMILSLIVLLSWILLPLILALFIFERKDI
- a CDS encoding AbrB/MazE/SpoVT family DNA-binding domain-containing protein, producing MTQIIACHIINNMAHLKNMPKTKENAGRNRELRRSQYVLRIGPQGRIVIPAPLRKALGLKLGDILVGWTEEDKVILQTRQALQEELWAVFKKVKRSLSEELIAERREEARKEAAEISHERTRARRKN